One Pigmentibacter ruber genomic window, TCTTGTTCGGCAGAAAATATTCTACTAATGGTTAGAACAGCAACAAATTCATTCATAATCCAAAATGTTCCAATTTGAATATCAGCTCTTTGCAGGGCCTCAGTTCCTAGGCCAAAAGGAAAAAGAATGAGCAAACAACATGAAAATATAAAAGTACCTACCCATGAAGCTTTCCTAGCCCAAAGGGTTCTGAAACTTAATTTATGAATAAAATAAAAAGACTTTAACCAATTTCTATTTTCTTTATTAATATGTTCTATAGTATTAAACATTAGAGTAATACCTTAATTTCTGATTTTAAATTTCTTTTTATTTCAGGTAAAAAATTTGATAAACAAATATTTTTATTTGCCCATTTTATTAAATTTTCATCGTGAGTTGCAATAATTATAGCTGAATTATTTTTTGTAATTAATTCAGAAAATATATCTAAACAAATATCGACACCAGAATCATCTAACCCATTTGTGGGTTCATCGGCTAAAATAATTTTAGGTTTAATGAGTAACAGAGCTGCAAGAGATAATCTTCTTTTTTGTCCTGTTGATAAAGATCTAACTACTTGCAAAATTCTATCATGTAAATTGACTCTTTTTAAAACTTTTTTGTAGTCATCTA contains:
- a CDS encoding ATP-binding cassette domain-containing protein, which translates into the protein MGNKPLISKFNLSILSQEKITITGPNGIGKTSLLKILAGLSKPHLGEISYFHDKELKDKNKTLMFLPNIPSLMLDQSILWNLDFYTQSYSNKFTIDDYKKVLKRVNLHDRILQVVRSLSTGQKRRLSLAALLLIKPKIILADEPTNGLDDSGVDICLDIFSELITKNNSAIIIATHDENLIKWANKNICLSNFLPEIKRNLKSEIKVLL